tgtgagtgccaTAATAAACCctgtgctgagtgtgtgtgtgagtgtcataATAAACCCTgtgctgagagtgtgtgtgtgtatccacaGAGAAGATCCGGGACCTGCTGGCGGAGGGCAGTGTGGACTCACTGAGCCGGCTGGTTCTGGTCAACGCTGTTTACTTCAAGAGCAGCTGGGAGAGAAAATTCCTGGAGGAGCACACACACGAGCAGCAGTTCCGGACCAGCAgagtgaggagtgtgtgtgtgtgtgtgtgtgtgtgtgtgtgtgtgtgtgtgtgtaagggtgCACTCACATAAGCtatagttgccttgaaccgtgcctcAGCGTGCTCGTCCCCCATCCCCTCTCccccctcggcctgcactcacactgcattttaacCCACCGGCGGCCCTGAGCACACCTCCATCATGGATGATGCTCTGTTCAGTGTAACAGAAGCGCTGTCGCTCAGCTCAGTGGACACTGCTGCAGGTATATTGTGTCAGTCATTCGAGCTGCAGTCACACACAGTCAGATCTCCTGCTGAACAGATCCAGCACATCATTCATAAATGATGATCAAGTTCTGGAGCTGCAGGTATGAGGAGGtctgctgaaggtgcagctgtggtgcagtgaggggtttgtgtctttaataatctacgacccttcaacagtaagaatgattattaAATCCAAATCAAACAGTCCCTAAAAGTGGTGTTGTGCCTTCAGTGTCGGGCTCAGCCgggctttgcactcacactataaGCGTACCgcacctgagcccgattcagagcactcacactacTCAAACCAACCGGGAAACTCAGCTGGGCACTgtttggatagcctagtgtgagtgcgccctaagtgtgtgtgtgtgtgtgtgtgtgcgcgtgcgtgcgtgcgtgcgtgtgtgtgtgtgtgtgtgcgcgtgcgtgcgtgtgtgtgcgtgtgtgtgtgcgcatgcgtgcgtgcgtgcgtgcgtgtgtgtgtgtgtgtgcgcgtgcgtgcgtgcgtgcgtgcgtgcgtgtgtgtgtgtgtgtgtgcgtgcgtgcgtgtgcgtgcatgtgcgtgcTAATGCTGTAGTGTTACTGTTGTCCAGAATGAGTCTAAGCCGGTGCAGATGATGTTCCAGAAGGGCAGGTTTCCTCTGGCCTTCATCCCGGATGTGAACTGTCAGATTCTGGAGCTTCCGTACGCTGGGAAGGAGCTGAGCATGCTGGTGCTGCTGCCCAACGCCATGGAGGATGACAGCACTGGCCTggagaaggtgtgtgtgtgtgtgtgtgtgactgactgagtgagtgtgtgtgtgtgtgtgtgtgtgtgtgtgtgtgtgtgtgagtgtccacACACTGAAGCCATTGTTGGCcaattagtagggccagacggaatctgcagacgttttttgctatttctgcggagaattttggtaataatctgtggatttctgctgaattattttgggagaatCATGACGATAACCTTAATGTATGAACtaaaaaaataatctctttttaacttgtatttaatgtttacaatgcaaatccaattagattcactttatttagtaaacagagcaagtctgtcatataatatctctactgaaagacTGAATATGACTGAACACACTGCATTATACAGAAATCAGATCaacatgttcatattagtcaataatattacagtaattaatataaaaactgaagaaatacagatttacacacatttactccagtaaataaactgaattaatgatgggctaaaactcgcagattctgtgtgggcctaccaaTTAGTGAGCAGTGGTGCACTGTTAGTGAGTGTGAGCAGCTGAATATttcattattcatattaataattgTCCATCAGCTGTAATCAAAGCAGACTTCATTCCAGCATTAACATCTGAGTCTAATCTCCTGACACTGCTCTGACTGAGACTGGACTCGACCCCAGGACTCGCTCACTCACTCCAGCTGATCACCCACAGCCCATGGCGAGGGCAGGAGGGACCGGCTTTCTCATTTCTAATGATTGGAAATACTCAAACTGTTCTGACTTCACCAATAATTCCACTTCTGACTGACACCCGCAGTCTCCATCACTTCTCCAGCTAAATTGGACATTCTGGTCATTTCCGTCCTCCCGCTCAGTTGTGTGCTGTTCTTGTTCTCTGAGGATGACAGCCCGCTTGTAGTTTTGGGtgacttttttttccagtgtttaCTCGGACAAACCAAAGACTTCCGTTCTGTCATTACATCATTCGACCTCAACCAGCTTAACATCACGAGCACACATAAATCTGGCCAGCATCTTGACCTGGTCTACAAAAGACATGGCACTTAGGGCTGGGCCATATTGCAAATAGATGATCAccatatcatgtttcatatcgttccatatagataattattgaatatttttaatccatttaggaatatcaGATTTAAATAACCACTTTACCAACATTACTGAGGCAAATAGTTTAATAGTCAAAAgctaaaatatttcaacaaaatatctgatctgtTCATAACCAAATAAACAAAAGAGTTAAAGAGACTTATAAAGTGTGTGCGATGGTGAAGGTGGATATCATCTGTaagataataatgatacagtaaagctcaaactctgtcaacaacactaATGATGATCATCAAATCTTAGCTTAAAGTAAAGGAGCCAGCCATCATCATTCAGATACACACTGCAGCATTATAGATAGTGAAGCTGAATGACTGGATGCACAGGAAAAGAAAGCAAAAAGCCAcactggcgacatccttacatccttttttatttacaatctcctcaccgCTGCTGTACAGCACTCTTGTTCGAGTGTGTTGGTATTCTGACCTGCAGTGATAATGCGCTCGCGCTCCCTCGAgaatgacaaacagacaaaccattgctgcagctccgatacaCGTTTCTGGAGGAAAGTAAAAAgctctgcagtgtttggatgcgctgtgtgtgtgtttgaggtaaTCAGTCTgtcattattactgaaatgtgtgtattctatacaaagtgtgaagcagatcgATGAGTTCTACTTGCATTAATCGTGGTGCGCTCGCAGCATTTAGAAACGTTTAGATCTTTTCagctaggtgtacctggaaaacgTGCGCGCTATGTGCATGTCGTACAAGTTGCACGCCTCTATTGGATATGACAAACttgcaccctaagcttattggcactgcCTCCAAGGCGCTTAGCAGCCACATTTAGTGAAACTATAGCCTTCTTAAGGAAATACATAccgaaattcatttatttttttaccaatgATATCGCTTAGCCCTAATTGACTCTTGGCTAAGCCACtcccaaaaaccgccacccaccaatcgtggcttagcaaccgtagctacgcgcaggggctctgtcaatcTTTAAGTTGTTAAGTTGGTTAagctggttttgttttgatattcctgacacattcagtgactgaccgacggcaataactcgcacacctcttaccctaaacagatctaaacagtgtttcctacaaaaatacagcGCAGGttctgtttcacagctgtctgtttcttttgtttCACTCGATATTATGaacactgctccgtttaagctctcgcaatagtagtcatactaatagcaatgTGATGACAGTCTGAggacttgcgatcaatatacttcacctgcAGCTGTTTTCCAgtaatttataaccctcatgcccATGTCAGAGTTACAGTTCACTGATGTTTTTGTCCAtcttttagagatttagtcattggtgacggcgttatagcgggttagtgtctgcttttatatttggtgtctgattaatatttgttggtagggaaaatctatttgttcacttctgctatttatattctgatttgcatttcagtttattttttcttcactgaactgcaaattagaatagaaactggataaagagcacacaaacatgctGACTGTAATAGgtgctgtacattgttatgggtcagtgatgctaatatttggctCAAATCCACCAATTTCCCTTTTCTGCCAGTTttttctatgaatgaatgatgtagaagCTCTGTCTATGCGTGTTTCCTTgttggttagtaacgctatatttcattgcacattcGTCTATCAGGatttttggctaaaaaagagaAATCCGGGTTTAATTAGTTGTTATTATTAGAGTATTTTAAATGTCACCTCTCTTgatgtgcatgaactaagctgttgaatagtcagcgtatgaggcggatacgctaagctagcttcaattttttttttttcagttattttctaATCAGTTggctattatgtcgtgaatatacacCTGTAATGTATACTGCAGtgcttttttgtctggctttctcagatatctcaacTGTTTGTCAAAAATCACTAATTATATGCcgggaatgtctgacaccggcgcatacacattgtaatagacgtgccaggcatgAAAGATTGACAAAAAGCTTAGCGAAGGGCCAATTGCACCTCTGATAAAGTCACTGTTAAACTACTGCACGCCTCAGACCACTTCAGCATTACTGTAGCTCCTTGGTTCAATAAAGGATTGACTCTTTCACTGGTGTTTTCCCATGATTTATTTTCAGTGCAGCATTCACTTCACCGACGCCGTCATTTGAACACCTACACCGAGCACCGTAAGCCGTACACCTCACACCGCACACCGTAAGAGCTTTGTATATAAAGAGAAAATGAAACCAAATGTAAGCAAACATGAACCgtatacaaacaaacagacatcACTTAAACTCAATATACAAAAACtcaatacaaacaaacatattaaagCATGAAGTGTCAGTACCTTGTTCTCCAATCAAACCAGAAGCTAAACCCTCAGACCGTAGCAGACCGCACAGCTGAGACGCCGTGATGATCTGCGATATTTCTGTGTATCTGTTTATATCCGTAATGGTaatcaattcaaaataaaagacttccgCTTTTACACTGAACACTTCCAATACATAAATGCCGTACGTATCAAGAACACATAGAATaaagaagagagagaaaaaaaaataatcaatataaaCATATTGTAGAAAAATAGACCACAACATAAACACCATATCAAAAGTTATTAACAATTACCTTTGACTTAATGCTTCCCACAGCCACACAGCCTCCATCCCAACCAGTCTCTTTTAGAGCAGTCTGAGCTCTCTGTCCTCCACACACTTCTCCACTGCCTCATCCTCTCTTCATTCACACACCCAGTTCTGACACCTTTGATGTTAATAGTGCTTCAGAAACGCTCTGTTCCATATCTGATCTTCTGAGAGAAGGGtcaggttaaggttagggtttgTATTGAGAGAACATCAGACAGCACTCAGGCCAACAGAGAGATGGCACAAATCAGAATGTGCTGACATTGGCAGGTACCCAACCCAGCTGGTATAATTTGCCACCCAACTCAATTCTGCCAATCTACAGCAAGAAAATTAACAACACTGCAGACACCAGCACAATTACTCATGACGTTCAGTACTCTGCTCTGTCCTTCACCTCTCAGCTCATCCCACAAGCTGCCCTCTGGACCCGTTCCCCTCACACATCAATAACAGACAAATAAACACCTCACTGGTTCAAATTACAGACCAGTCTCTCTTCATCCCTTCATTACCAAAATCCTGGAAATTGTTGTTTTTAACCAAATGTCCACATTTTATCTCTGAATAACCTGCTGGATGCAAACCAATCAGCCTTCAGAAGAGTTGATTCCACTGAGGCTGCACTGCTTTCGGTCACTGAAGCCCTGCGGATCCCTAAAGCAGGCTCTAGATCCTCCATTCTGCTCTTACTGGACCCGTCTGCTGCTGATACAGAGAGTCACCAGATGCTGCTGTCCACCCTCTCCTCAATGGGCACTGGTGAaatgggtatgctaaaattgaccgtagcatgtgtggctgtttcccagtgatgggttgcagctggaagggcatctgctttgtaaaacatgctgtaatagttggcggtttatttcacTCCTAaccctcagattaataaagagactaaagctgaaaagaaagtgaatgaatgaatgacagaccATCACCTACTGCTGAACCTGGTGAAAACTGAACGACTCGTCTTCCCTGCGGCTCCACACACTCAACAGGACTTCTCCATCCAGCTGGTCATCCACCATTACCACATGCAGTACTGTAAGGAATGTTGATCCTGGATGATCAGCTGTCCTTCACTGCTCCATCCTACAGGTCTGCGCTCTTCATCATCAGTAGATCAGACGCTTCTCACAGATCCTGCTGCACAGCTCTGAGTCTGAGCTCTGGACTCCTGCAGTGCTCCTCCAGCTGGACTCTTCATCGTCTAGAGATCTGCTGCAGCTCGTCTGCTCTTCAGCCCATCTTACCTTTTCATTCACTGTTCCTCACTGGTGGAGTGATCTCCCCGTTCCCACATAGACTACAGATTCACTGGTATCCTGAACACCACAACTAAACAGCGCATCATCTGTTCCGAGATCacctgaaccctggtgaataAAACCAGGACCCCCCCCCACTTCACCACACACCAACCCCAATACTGTGAAGTCAGAGTGTGTCTCTCGCAGGCTGGTTAGTTTGTATAATGAGCagttcctgtgtgtgtgttacctccTCTTGTTAAATCACTTAGGACAAAGatgtgtctgctaaatgactaaatgtgtgtgtgtgtgtgtgtgtgtgtgtgtgtgtgttcgttctGCTGATAAAACACCACTGTGTGTGCAGCAGGCATATGTGTTGATTAATAAACTGTCCTGTGTGCAGCTGGAGCGTGCGCTGACCCTGGAGACGCTGACAGACTGGACACGGTCAGACATGATGGATGTGCTGGAGGTGGAGGTGTCTCTGCCGCGGCTGCGGGTGGAGGAGCGACTGGAGCTGAAGCCGCTGCTGGTGGAGCTGGGCATGCCGGACGCCTTCGACCCGCAGCGGGCAGATTTCAGCGGAGTGTGTGCGAGTGGAGAGCTGCTGCTGTCCACGGTGGTTCACCAGTCCTTCCTGGAGGTGAATGAGGAGGGCACGGAGGCGGCGGCGGCCACGGCGGCGGTGATGATGACTCGCTGCCTGATGCGGGCGGAGCGCTTCTGTGCCGACCACCCATTCCTGCTGCTCATCCGACACAACCCGACCGGCAGTCTGCTGTTCTACGGCCGCGTCTGTAATCCCTGTTAAAACACTGCTGTCCCTGAGCGCTAATAAAACACTCCAGTGAAGCTCTGTGTCGCTCTGTTCTGTCGCTGTTTCATCCTCATATTTCAACCTGCCAAAGCAAATCATGTCATGAAAAGCACATCTAATGAGCGTCTGTGACTGAGCGCTACGCTGACGGTGTGTTCTCCAGGCCCTCTCATCCTGTATCCTCAGTGCAGTTCATCAGtccatgttgtgtgtgtgtgtgtgtgtgtgtgtgtgtggtgtgtgtgcgtgcgtgtgcgctgGAGCTCAGTTGTAGtctgcagtgtgtttgtgtgtgtgtgtgtgtgtgtgtgtgtgtgtgtgtgtgagaggttgCTCAGCTGTAGtttgcgcacaaacacacacactgcattgaTTGTAATTAAGATGAAACTGATAATAGTCCTGTTCTCATCTGGGCAGTTGGTTTGGGTCATTTATAGAGCTTTTTCTTAcaatgcaaaattacccattatgctttgcatgtatgtgCAAGGAGAATGCTGAGAACTTCCGGGCGGCAGCTGATGTGTATAAACCGTCACACTTGAACAGCTTTGAAGTGAGAGTTTTgatctattttacttgcttttagcATCTTCTgcagtttaaatgaagcctcgtcatcgctaacgTCAACATTCTCTTTCTTTTAAACATATGACCAGCCCAAACAAATGTACTTcttcaaaatgtttgacacacacacacacacacacgcacacacacacacgcacacacacacacacgcacacacacacacacgcacacgcacacacacacacacacacacactgtatttctgacggcagacacgtgaactaggagaacatTTTTCTCTGGCGCTTGAgtcacatctgacagattataacagctttaacacacaccttttaaagttgtgtgtcacaaatacactccgtaatccactccaaacactattgaaacccattttcggagtgcaaattaccggttgtaaacgctgtaaacggaagttctaaacattctatcGGCAGACGCTGGTTGCTATGGTatcctccatgcagcagccaagaaaaaggtctaaacTAAAGCCTCCTAAAAACCTTCTCAAACCCATGAATCTGATCTGACATCAGTTAATCTTGAACCTGGGTGACCGTCTCTGTGCTGGAGCAtcagtagccgcatttccactgtcgggccagtgtgAGCCAGGACTTTTATCGGGCCGGGCCAGGCCAATCGCCCGGAaggttgagcagtgaggccgaaatcatgtggcatttccactgtcaggctaATAACTCTCAGTGCGTCACGCAAACCCCGCCCCCAGAATGTTCCGCgaatcaaacatcacacaacccgcccacttcagcgggaatcaggcagataaagcacaccatcgcatcatcacCAAACCATTAAACTGAAGACCACCAACACAAACAAACGACATGTTACAGTACAGCAATACAGTATATGTCTATATgtcaacctcctgctctccctcgggaagtaactgaaactgcaattcatcaaaattccgctagtcctggcgcCATATGGAGCACATtgctattgagcccactgttagaatggccaactttacagcagaaaaaaggtgtttacagcctggtacaaagaacgattttggttcatatagctattattacccttcatgacaactgtgaggggggtgaattattttataactcatccatttcctttatattaggttatattaagtttgcataattaagggcgtggccacttgagtgacagctaggtctcgctggtcgccgtcacttcacctcagctgaatccggcagattagccactgatctcggcatattcatcgtatttttcttttgttttatgtggctttacacagtcagctgccttttggacttatttcttacaataatcagatgatatgggatgctgtgtgcacttaactgTGCTCAAAAACCATTcgtgtggcctccgtttcccatgtcagtaaagttatatacttgtataccatctttataagtgtatttgttttatttaagatcatttatcatttataatgttctttagagctgtaatgccctccagaatctgacagattgattagctgtaggctctagatcagtcatctgaagcgttatcatactgtgttatgctggagttcatcaatagtcttgcatttactaacacacacactatatctgaagtgtttggaagtaattagtgttttcctcctgtagaaaaacgtcataagagcaatgtttagtggctcaatgtatgactacagtgttttgtttttaaaagtctaaacactttattgatatagtgtacagccaagcacatgtggtcagaacacaaacgagtcgcaggtaataaagtatcaagcgtttctcccaaagtaaagtctgtctgccaggtctaagcaaagtgccagcacgTGTCTATAGCTCCGCtcacttctttttcttcttcttcttcttcttcttcttcttcttcttgtgtgttttttttggcgGTTGGTAACCAGCTTTTTGGAGCATTACCGCCACCATCTGGATTGGAGTGTGAATCAGGAGTTGACTAACTTATGTAATTCTTATAGTGTAACAAAGCGCCTCAAAACAAAAagctcataaaaaaataaataaattacaaaaaaatacaaccaTTTCCTTGAACATAAGTAAATTaatactctttttttaaatttatttctttatttgtttattttttatatatattcctTTTCCCGAAATACTTTTTTCTATTGATTACCCTAGCCAATTCTCTTTCCTTTTGCATATTACAgctatattgtaatatatatgtgcatatattcaGCTGTGTGAATAATATACTTCTTTCTGTGTGATACATTGGGCAGTGCATCAATACATGTTCTATAGTCTCCTGGTTATTACATTCACACATCCCATCTGCATGTTTATTGATCATGTGTAATGTTAACTATTGAGTGCTGTGTCATTAAATCTCATTCTTGTGAACTTGTCTTCTTCCTGTTTGCTTTTCCTTGTTTCCCTACCTTTTCCAACTTTGTTCTGTATGTTGTAATATTGACGTCCTGTACTCCCATTATTCCATATCTGTTGCCATTTCCCCAATACTTTAGTTTTAACAATACTTTTGATTTCTGACCTGCTGTATTTGATGTTAATGTCTATCGTAGTTTGCTGTGCTGCTTGTTTTGCCAATTTGTCTGCCATCTCATTCCCACTGACCCCTATGTGTGCTGGTACCCACAACAATGAAATGATGACTCCTGATTTTATGAGATTATCTGCActatttcataaatgatgtccTGCTGTGACTCTGATATTAAATCTTTTATACTCATAAGTGCTGAACTTGAATCAGACGCAATGACTACTTTAATTGGTTTATTATCCTCAACCCACTTTAGAGCTAACCATATTGCTACCAATTC
Above is a window of Danio aesculapii chromosome 6, fDanAes4.1, whole genome shotgun sequence DNA encoding:
- the serpinb1l3 gene encoding serpin peptidase inhibitor, clade B (ovalbumin), member 1, like 3: MEPLSAAHARFCLSLFQKISDGDSSQNVFFSPLSISAALSMLSLGAAGNTKAQMSQTLHFAGAESEIHAGFTKLLSEMNRAGAPHTLSLASRLYGEQSCRFQETFLSDTRRLYGAELQPLDFVSQPEASRGIINRWVEQQTHEKIRDLLAEGSVDSLSRLVLVNAVYFKSSWERKFLEEHTHEQQFRTSRNESKPVQMMFQKGRFPLAFIPDVNCQILELPYAGKELSMLVLLPNAMEDDSTGLEKLERALTLETLTDWTRSDMMDVLEVEVSLPRLRVEERLELKPLLVELGMPDAFDPQRADFSGVCASGELLLSTVVHQSFLEVNEEGTEAAAATAAVMMTRCLMRAERFCADHPFLLLIRHNPTGSLLFYGRVCNPC